The region GCGGATGCTGCGTTATCGCGCCGACATTTGGGAAGATACGCTGGCGGCGGGCTAGGGGACGCCCCGTATTTACCAGGCGGTAATCTTCTTTTTCCCGGAGCATGAAAATAAAGTGCACGGTCTTGACGATGACGGGATACACTATACTTACCAGGTGGTGCGTCTGTGGGAAGTGGCGCGGGACGCCGTGATCGGCCAGGGGCTGATCGGGCTGTATCCGTTGTTGCCGCTGATGAAAGATGCTGCCGGCGATACGCCGGACACGGTACTACAGCAGGCGCTGGCGAAGATTACCAATGCGGTGGAGGATACGGCACTACAGCAGGATTTGATTGCGGTGCTGGGGATTTTGGGCGGGGAAAAATACGGGCCGGAGGTCGTCCGGCGCTATGTAAGGAGGGAGATGCTGATGCAATCACAGGTGTACAGGGAATGGATTGAAGAGGATATTCGCGAGGCAGAGGCCAGGGCCATTTTGCAAACATTACGGGAGAACATCCTGGAAGTACTGGCCGACCGCTTTGAAGTGGTCAGGCAGCCACTGCGGGCTAAAATCAACGCAGTGGAGGATGTGGGTGTGCTGAAGGCGCTCCACAAACGAAGTATAAAAGTGGCCAGCCTGGAAGAGTTTGAACGCCAATTGGATGAACTGGTATCATAGTTAAAACAGCGCCTGCCCAGTACTGGGCAGGCGCTGCTTCAGAGAGGCGATGAGTGTTGATTGCTAGATGTATTGAAAAACAGCACTCGTTGACACTTGTGACTATATGGTTATCGTTTATGACTACCGCGCCGGGGCTTTTATTGTTCAGGGTTCCATTGGATGCTACTTATTGGCATTGGCAGCGATTATTTAGTAACGCGTGTGTGGACCATGTCGGCCGTTGTGGCATTGGAGCTGTATTTACTATTGGCATCAGCGTGTTTAGGTGAGTTGTTCGGGCGTGCTTTGCATAAGACTAAATAAGTTGTAACTCATAATTTCTCAGTGACCCTCAGTGCTTTTTCAAAGATAAGGTGGAAATAGGGTGGAGTAGGCAAAAAAAAAACAGCCTAGACGAAAATATCGTCCAGGCATTGTTATTTCAACTGGTCGGGGCGACAGGATTCGAACCTGCGACCTCTTGGTCCCGAACCAAGCGCGCTACCAAACTGCGCTACGCCCCGGCTCACATTTATTAAGTATACACATTCATAATAATATTGTCAACAGTGAAGATTGGAATTATATTAATTTTATTTAAAAAAATCACATTATAAATCTCTAGCTTTACAGGAATTTTGCAGGTAATGTCGAAATAAATAACGAAAAATCAAAGTAGTTGGAGGTATAGGTTTGAAAAGCCTCAAATTTGATTTATTTGCGGTTATTTGTGCATTTTCACTTATATTGATTTCACCGCATCCAGTTTCCGCTGCCGTGCAAGACATGCCCCTATTAAAACAGGGAGAAACGGGGGAAGCCGTTTATTCTTTGCAGACTGAACTTAAAAAGTATGGTTTCTATCAATATGGCATTGATGGCAAGTTCGGATTCTATACCAAGTTGGCAGTTATCGACTTTCAACAGGCTGTAGGCATTGAGGCAGATGGCGTTGTTGGGATAGGGACCTGGCAGGCGCTTAGCAACTATGCAGGCAATAGCGAAGTAAGTCGCAGTCAGTTAGCGCAAAGAACCGGTCAACAAATTGCCGGTCTTGCTCAAGAGTATTTAGGAGTTCCTTATGTATGGGGCGGTTCAAGTGCCGCCGGTTTTGACTGTTCAGGATTTACTTATTATGTGTATAGCCGTCAAGGCATTTTTCTACCGAGGGTTGCCGATGATCAATATAATTTTGGAAGGCGCATACCTCTGGCTGATATCCAGCCTGGCGATTTAGTTTTTTATAGTACCTATGCCCCTGGTCCCTCGCATGTTGGCATTTATGTCGGTAACGGCCAATTTATTCATGCTAGCTCAGGTGCGGGTCAAGTGACATTGACAGCTATGTCGAAGCCTTATTATCAAGCCAGATTTCTAGGAGCTTTTCGCGTTGTCCGATAAATATATGAATTTTATTAAAAATAACCGGGTACCCGGTTATTGTTTTGTTTGGCATTCATTACGCAGGGAATAATATATAAACCTGGATGTTAAATTATTTTTTAGCAAAAAGTGTTAATGACGCTTAAATGTGCTAAAATATTTATGTTAAACAGAAATTTAGTCACAGTTCGAGGTAAATATGCGGATTATAACCGGAATTGCTAAGGGAACCAAGCTTAAAGCACCAAAAGGATTGGATGTTCGTCCTACTGCTGACCGGGTGAAAGAATCGGTATTTAATATTCTTGCCAATATAAACCTTCAAGATAGTGGATTTTTGCTCGAAGGGGCAAGGGTGTTGGATTTGTTTGCCGGTACCGGAAATTTGGGGTTAGAAGCATTAAGCCGGGGAGCGGAGTATGCGTTGTTTATAGATCATAGTCCTGCAAGCCTTGCGGTTATTAAAGACAACATTGGTAGTGCTAAATTAAGCGACTTGGCTGAAGTTCGGCGTGCTGACTCAATAAGAGCGCTTGACAAGTTGGTTCAAGACGGTCGAACGTTTACGCTTATATTTATAGACCCTCCGTATAACCGAGGACTGGTCAACAAAGTACTGGGAAAACTTGATGCCGGTACAGTTCTGGAAAGCGGGGGAGTAATTGTTGTCGAGCATTCAAAACATGAACCGGTACACACCAAATGGCAAAATCTTGAATTAATTCGCACCGAACATTATGGTGAAACATTCATAACTTTTTTAATGTACAATACTACTAATTTGTCAATAGGAGGCAAATGAATATGCGAATTGGGGTTTGTCCCGGTAGTTTCGACCCTGTTACCAACGGCCATGTTGATATATTTTTTCGGGCCAGCAAAATGTTTGATTTAGTAATTGTCGCTGTTTTTCATAATCCTAACAAAAAGCCGCTATTTACTATGCAAGAGCGGGTTGAGATGCTGAATGTAGCTACCAAAGATATCCCCAATATCAAGGTTGACTGCTTTTCCGGCCTTCTGAACGATTATGTACGGCAACAGAACAGCAGCTTTATTGTTAGAGGATTGAGGGCTTTAACTGATTTTGAATATGAATTTCAACGGGCTCTGCTCATAAAGAAAATTGATCCGGGAATGGAAACAATTTTCATGATGACCAGTAACGAATATTCGTTTATTAGCTCAAGCGGCATTAAAGAATTGGCTAAATTTGGTGGTCCGATTACTGGACTTGTGCCGGAGTGTTTAGAAGAATTTATTTTGAAAAGAATTCGTGAAGAGAGTTAGACTTTTGCTTTATATGGGAGAGGGAGACAAGTATGAGTATTGAAAAGCTGTTGGACGAAATGGAAACTATGTTGGTGGAAGCAGCGCGCGTGCCGTTTACAAATAAACGGGTAATTGAAGAGGATGACTTGGCAAGATTTTTAGATGATTTTCGTGAACTACTGCCTAAAGAGCTTGATGAGGCTAAACGGGTTATCAGTGAGCGGCAGCGTATTCTTGATGAAGCGCAAAGAGAAGCCCAAAACATTGTCGATCAGGCCAAAGCCTATGTTGCTAAACTGACTGATGAAAACATCATTAATAAACAAGCTCAGGAGCAGGCCAACGAACTGGTTTTTCAGGCCCGTAAAGTAGCCAAGGATTTGCACAACGACGCAGTAGTGTATGCTGACGAAGTTTTTAAGCACGTTATAACCCATCTTGAGAAAACGCTGGAGGTAGTCCGACAAGGGCAGCGTGATTTACAGCAAACAAATAATCAAGGATAAAAGGAAAAGGAGCTAAGCTCCTTATCTTTTTACATACCCATATATACGTCTAGCCAGATGAACGGCTATTGACAACGCTAGCATAATGATGAGTAGAATCCCGATTTGATAAGTTGTCTGCTCAATTCTGGTAAGCCAAAAATTTATACTGTTGCTTTGTGCCATGCTCATAGATACCGGTATTGCCAAAAGTTTTGTAATCTGATGACCGGGTCCGAGAAGCAGCACAGTAATTATGGCGGCAAGTAGGGCATGGAGCAATCTGCCTACCATATATGGCGTCATACGAATGCCGGATTCAATGACAATACTAGCTACCTGGCCATGAACAGAAAGTCCGCTCCAGGCAATAATTGCACTGGTTACCGCGACTTTTTCAATAATAGGAGCGTCAGCCTGACTTGCTGCTAATGTTCCTAAGTCAATCTCTAATAGACCACTTACCAGTGATGGTGCCAAATTAGTGCTATAACCTATGAAGCTTAATATTGATGCGAATATGCCGGTAAGTGCCTCGGTAACACCGAGGACTGACATGATACGGATAAATACCGAGAACACTATGATAAAGCCGCCAATGAGCAAGATAGTATTCATAGATGATTTGACAGCATCACCTAATAATTGGCCTGTTGAGCGCTTATCTTCCCGTCTGGCGTTGTATAAAGCACGAAAAGCACGGATAATGATATTGCCGCTAGCGGTTGACTGATGGTCATTGGCGTAATTATCGCGGTCACGGCCATGGAATCTGAAAATAACGCCAACAAGAAAACTAGACAAATAGTGAGCCAATGCAATGGTTGCGCCTAATTCCGGCATACCGAACATGCCAACTGCTACTGCGCCAAACATAAATAGCGGGTCGGCAGTATTAGTGAACGATAGCAGGCGTTCGGCTTCGACTGCCGAACATAGTTGATTTTTTCTGAACTTGCAGGTTATGACGGCATCCATTGGATAACCGGAGGCCAATCCCATAGACATGGCAAAGGCTCCCACGCCGGGAACATTAAAGATTGGCCGCATTAACGGCTCAAGCAAAACGCCAATGAAGTGAACGACGCCAAGTCCCATAAGTATTTCTGACAAAATAAAAAAAGGCAGTAGTGCGGGGAAAACTACATTCCACCATAAATTTAAGCCCATGATCGCTGAATCAAAAGCATCTTTTGGGTATGTTACCATGGTAATAGTTATAAATACAGTGCAAAAAGCCATACAATATGCCAGTAGCCGTGCACGATAGCGCCTACCACTGCCCCAAATCCGCATATACTAATCTCCTCCTCCAAGCCTTGCGGTTTGATAATATATATATTGACAGGGCAGAGGTAATATAACTAAAATGCGGTTGTTAGACCATTTAGTTTGTATTTGGAGGGATAGCGATGCGCTCAAAAGTAGGTTTGGCCCTTGGATCAGGCGGTTTACGAGGAATAGCTCATATAGGAGTATTAAAAGTGCTGGAGAAGCATAATATTCCGATTGATTATATTGCTGGTTGCAGTATCGGCAGCCTAATCGGAGCACTTTACGCTGCCGGGCTTGACCCTGAGACTATGTTCAAACTAGCCAAAAATTTAAAAAGACGGCATTGGTTGGATTTTGTCATTCCCCAAATGGGTATTATTTCAGGTGAACGGGCGTTGGCTACTATTCGTTTGCTAACTAGACAAATGACGTTTGAGCAGCTTAAATTACCGCTGGCGGTGGTAGCCACTGAACTGAATCGTGGGCAGGAAGTTGTTTTTACCCAAGGGGATGTGGCTAAAGCCGTTCGGGCCAGTATTTCTGTACCGGGAATTTTTATTCCCTTTACGATGGACGACAAGTTGTATGTAGATGGTGCGGTGCTAAACCCTACGCCGATCGACACCGCCCGCAACATGGGGGCTGACATTGTTATTGCTGTTGATTTAGCGCATGCAGGTACGATATGCACTATTAGCAATATGTTCGATGTAATTATCCAATCAATTGATATAATGGAACGGGAATTGTGCAAGCACCGTCAGCAT is a window of Sporomusaceae bacterium ACPt DNA encoding:
- the ylbJ gene encoding Sporulation integral membrane protein YlbJ; this translates as MRIWGSGRRYRARLLAYCMAFCTVFITITMVTYPKDAFDSAIMGLNLWWNVVFPALLPFFILSEILMGLGVVHFIGVLLEPLMRPIFNVPGVGAFAMSMGLASGYPMDAVITCKFRKNQLCSAVEAERLLSFTNTADPLFMFGAVAVGMFGMPELGATIALAHYLSSFLVGVIFRFHGRDRDNYANDHQSTASGNIIIRAFRALYNARREDKRSTGQLLGDAVKSSMNTILLIGGFIIVFSVFIRIMSVLGVTEALTGIFASILSFIGYSTNLAPSLVSGLLEIDLGTLAASQADAPIIEKVAVTSAIIAWSGLSVHGQVASIVIESGIRMTPYMVGRLLHALLAAIITVLLLGPGHQITKLLAIPVSMSMAQSNSINFWLTRIEQTTYQIGILLIIMLALSIAVHLARRIYGYVKR
- the coaD gene encoding Phosphopantetheine adenylyltransferase — translated: MRIGVCPGSFDPVTNGHVDIFFRASKMFDLVIVAVFHNPNKKPLFTMQERVEMLNVATKDIPNIKVDCFSGLLNDYVRQQNSSFIVRGLRALTDFEYEFQRALLIKKIDPGMETIFMMTSNEYSFISSSGIKELAKFGGPITGLVPECLEEFILKRIREES
- the rsmD gene encoding Ribosomal RNA small subunit methyltransferase D, whose product is MRIITGIAKGTKLKAPKGLDVRPTADRVKESVFNILANINLQDSGFLLEGARVLDLFAGTGNLGLEALSRGAEYALFIDHSPASLAVIKDNIGSAKLSDLAEVRRADSIRALDKLVQDGRTFTLIFIDPPYNRGLVNKVLGKLDAGTVLESGGVIVVEHSKHEPVHTKWQNLELIRTEHYGETFITFLMYNTTNLSIGGK